In one window of Mercurialis annua linkage group LG4, ddMerAnnu1.2, whole genome shotgun sequence DNA:
- the LOC126678464 gene encoding putative lipid-binding protein At4g00165, whose amino-acid sequence MVSKTQVSLVFLLALSLLCFSITTGATTCPSGAYSKIKLCADFLGIITPSVQCCAILDPLADANAAACICAGIKDKILRLPVPVNLNVAVDLLLHTCGKALPAGYVCAAVNKFTS is encoded by the coding sequence TCTTCTCGCGCTCAGCCTGCTTTGCTTCAGCATAACGACTGGTGCCACAACTTGCCCTAGTGGCGCCTACTCAAAGATcaaattatgtgctgattttcTTGGCATTATTACACCAAGTGTTCAATGCTGTGCAATTCTCGACCCTCTTGCTGATGCTAATGCTGCTGCTTGCATTTGCGCTGGTATTAAAGATAAAATCTTGCGCTTGCCGGTGCCCGTCAATCTTAATGTTGCTGTTGATTTGTTGCTTCATACCTGTGGCAAGGCTCTTCCTGCTGGATACGTTTGCGCTGCCGTAAATAAATTTACAAGTTga